The following DNA comes from Mycobacterium sp. MS1601.
ACCAGTTCGAGAGCTCCGAGGGGCCGAGAATTCGATGACGGGTCTGTCCGCTGGTGTAGAACGTGAACTTGGTTGCGCTGTAGCACTGGTCGAAGCAGTCAAACGCGTTGCCGTCCTTGTCGAAACTCACCCCGCGCACTCGGACGATGGGGGCGCCGGGCTCCACGCCGAGCTGTTCGGCTTCCCAGCTGCTGGGGGTGTCCACCTCGAAGGCCTGCTCGGTGTAGTCGTCGCTGAGACCGTAGCGTTCTTCGATGAAACGATAGAGCGACTCACCCCTGGCCAACAAATCGTGGTCGATCGCCGGAACCCGTGACAGCGGCAGCACGGCTCGCTCGAGAATCCGGTCGGCACCGCCGATTTCACGTCGGCGCCATATCTCCCACACCGGTTGTCCGGCATCAACTCCCAGAGCGGTGGCGATGGTCGAGCTCGGTAGGCCCACACCGACGGTGATCAGTGACGTGGTGACGCTCGGAAGCCCGCCGCCTTCGTCGATCAACGTGTCCAGCAGCTCGCCCGGTCGGGTGGGATCGCTGGCGATCCGGGGGGCGGCGACAAAAGTGCCCAGGCCCTGTCGGCGTTTGATCTTGCCCGCGCGTTCCAGTTCGTCGAGAGCGCGGCGGACCGACATTGTGCTGACACCGGCGAGCGAGGCCAGCTCGGCGGTGGAGGGCAGTCGGTCACCGGGGTTGAGGCCCTGTTCTCCGACGATGTTCAGCACCAGGTCGTAGACATGCTGGTACCGCAGCTTGCGGTCGCCCGGGGATGAGGTCTCCTCCTTGGCAGTCGGCATCACGCCTCCATTGTCATCTTGATCGGTGCATCACTCTGATTAAGAGCATACTAACTGCAACGAGCGCCGGTTTCGAACTATCTACACAGTTCAGGCCCATTCGGTGTGGAAACAATTGGAAACATTCGATTCATCGAGCGGAAATCTACCTCAGTGAGCATACTTAGTATGCAAAGTTCGAGTCGAGGGATGAGCCCTATGTTCCAGATGGATCGACGCAGGTTCCTGCGAACGTCGGCGGTAGTCGCAGCGGCAGTTGGTGGAGCCGCGGCATTCGCGGCGTGTGCCCCCGCCACGGCCAGCAGTACCGTGCTGCGAGTTGGGTCCACCACCGACATCGATTCGCTCAACCCGTTCACGGCGTTCTCCACCCAGGCCTACGACGTGCTCCAGCTCATCTACGACAAGCTGATGGACTACGACGCCAAGCTCGATGTCAGTCCATCCTTGGCGACAGGCGTCGACACCACCGATGGCGGCCGGACATGGACCTACACATTGCGTGAGGGTGTCACCTGGACCGACGGCACCGCGTTCAGTGCCGATGATGTGGTGTTCACCTTCCTGATGGTCCGCGACAACGCCTACGGCACCTACGGCGCGTATCTCACCGAGCTCACCGATGTCGTGAAGGTTGACGACACCACGGTTCGGCTGACGTATTCCACGCCGCAGACGCTGCCCCGGGAGTCGTCATGCCGATTGTCCCCAAACACCTTTGGGAGAAGGTGGCCGCGGCCGACCTGCCGGGATTCGCCAACGACGCACCGGTCGGCACCGGTCCGTTCGTCTTCGATTCGTGGAACAAGGGCAGTGTCGTGACGGTGGTGCGCAAC
Coding sequences within:
- a CDS encoding GntR family transcriptional regulator: MPTAKEETSSPGDRKLRYQHVYDLVLNIVGEQGLNPGDRLPSTAELASLAGVSTMSVRRALDELERAGKIKRRQGLGTFVAAPRIASDPTRPGELLDTLIDEGGGLPSVTTSLITVGVGLPSSTIATALGVDAGQPVWEIWRRREIGGADRILERAVLPLSRVPAIDHDLLARGESLYRFIEERYGLSDDYTEQAFEVDTPSSWEAEQLGVEPGAPIVRVRGVSFDKDGNAFDCFDQCYSATKFTFYTSGQTRHRILGPSELSNWSVAPLTNPHY
- a CDS encoding ABC transporter substrate-binding protein — encoded protein: MSPMFQMDRRRFLRTSAVVAAAVGGAAAFAACAPATASSTVLRVGSTTDIDSLNPFTAFSTQAYDVLQLIYDKLMDYDAKLDVSPSLATGVDTTDGGRTWTYTLREGVTWTDGTAFSADDVVFTFLMVRDNAYGTYGAYLTELTDVVKVDDTTVRLTYSTPQTLPRESSCRLSPNTFGRRWPRPTCRDSPTTHRSAPVRSSSIRGTRAVS